TCCACATGAGCTGCAAGAACCCGCCGAGGTCCGGTTCGGTGGTACGAATCGGAGTTAGGAATGCAGCGAGAACGGGGAGGAGGTGTTTCGACTGGATAAGGGCGGAACTATCCTTGTTGCTACCTGCTCGGGAGCCTCGAACACCGGTGCTCTGGCGGAAGAGGTCGCCGAGCGCGTGGCGGGAGCCGATGATCGCGCCCGGTTGGTGTGCCTGGCGGCAGTGGCCGCCGGCAAAGAGAGCGCGCTGAAGAAAGTGCGGGAGGCGGCACGGATTGTGGTCATCGAAGGCTGTCCGATGCGCTGCGCCACCGAGATCCTGCGCCAGAGCGCCGGCCGGGAGCCGGATATCGAGGTGAGCATTACCGATCGCTACGGCATTCAAAAGGAGTCGCGCCGCCGGTTCAGGGAAGAAGATGCCGCCACGATTGCGGGGGACATCATGACCGTCCTTGAAAAGTGGTAAGGCGGCGGGCCGGGCGCGGTCACACTGAGGGGAGGGAGCACGGGATGTTGTTCAAGAACGCGAACCCGTCCGGGCCGAAGCCCACCCTGGTTTCCATCGGGGGCGCCAAGGTGGGCATCATCGGGCTTGATGAGGCGTTCGAGGCGGTGAGGAAAAAGTCGTTTGCGGATGACGCCGCTCTCGGTGACGCCCTCATCGCGCTGGTAAAAGAGAAGAATTACATTCCGGCCTCGGCCCTGGACGAGTACCGCAAGGGTCTGGTGCGTGCTTACAAGGTCCGTTACGGTCTCCCGGTGGATCTTACGGACGATCCGGGGGGGATGCTGGAAATCAAGGTGGTGGGGCCCGGCTGCCCCCAGTGCCGCAAGATGTATGAGGATGTGCTTGCCGTGCTGCAGGAACTGAACATCCAGGCCGATGTGGAGAAGATCGAGGATCTGGCGGCCATTGCCTCTACGGGGGTGCTGCTGACGCCGTCCTTGATCATCAACGGCCAGGTCCGGGCGGCCGGGAGGGTGCCGTCCAAAAAGCAGCTCGCGCAGTGGATTGAGACGGCGGGAAAACAAAACAAATAGGGAGGTTTCAATGATGAGCGAAAAGCCCAGCGTGGAACAGATCCTTCGGAAAATGGAGCAGCAACTGGGAGCCGAACCCTTGCCGATGAAGCTTTTGGCACAGCTTTCGCCCGAGACCGTTTACGACCACGTCGCGATGCGGCAACATGTGGACACCCGACCCAGTATTCCCGCGAAGGGGAAAATGCTGATGTTCGTGGCCACGGCTGCCGCTCTGGGTTCGGAGTTCTGCACCCGCACTTATGCCCGATTGGCCCTGAAGGCCGGAGCTTCGGCCGAAGAGATTACGGAGGCCCCTGGTCGTAGCGCGGTTCGTCAAAGCGTCAACGGTTTGGGCGACGGCCGTCCCGGCCATGGAGCTTTTGGTCGCGGCCAAGAAGGAGGCCGCTTCCGCTGAGTGATCATTAGTCAACAATGAGGGAGACGAAAACTATGCCGGCGACCGCCCTGCAGAGCGTGGCGCGTTTCTTCGACCGCGCCATGCTGTACCTGATCCTGGCGTCAATCGTTCTCGGCCTTGCCTTCGGCCTCGCCTTACCGGGACATACGCAGGGGCTGAAAGCGTACATCAACTTCACCCTGTTTTTGATGCTTTATCCGATGATGGTCGGCATCCGAGTGGAGCAGATCACGAAGGCGGTGAAGAACCTGCGCGCCATCTTGTGGTCGGTTCTGCTCAACTTCATCGTCTCCCCGCTGATCGGGTTCCTGATCGCCAGGACGCTTCTGGTCCATACGCCCGCGCTGGCCGTCGGGCTGCTGCTCCTGAGCGCGACTCCCTGCGCGGGGATGGTGGCCGGCTGGACCGGTTTCGCGCGCGGCAATGTGCCGCTGTCCCTGGTCATCGTCGCTCTGAGCCTCACCCTGAGTATTGTGACCATTCCGTTGACCATGCTGGTCACGGCCGGTTCCCTGGTGGCCGTCGACGCGGCGGCGATGTTCAAGGGGACCCTGCTGGTGATTCTCTTGCCCCTGGTCGCCGGCGACCTGACACGCCGGGCGATCATCGCCGCCAGGGGGGAGCCGGGCTTCCAGGCCATCCGCCCGATCCTCCCGCCCCTTTCGATGCTCGGCATGTTCTCGATCATTCTCATCTCGGTGGCCATGGGCGCGCCGAAGATCGTCGCCCAGTGGCACCTCATCCTGCTCATCGTTCCGGCGCTTGTTCTGTTCTATGTTCTTCAGATGGGACTCTCCATCTGGCTTGCTCCGCGCACCGGCTTCGCGCCGCGCGAAGCGGTGGCCTTGGTCTACGCCGTGGTGGGCAAGAACGTTTCCCTGGCCGTCGGGCTGGCCACGCACTTTTTCAGTCCTCTCACGGTCACGATGCTGGCCATCAACCCGATGATCCAGGCGCCGGCGATGGCCTGGTTTTTGCGCTGGTCGACACGCCACTGGGACCTGCCGAAGGACGACGGCGTTTCCCGGCAGGCCGCGACAGGGGTCGGCGGTGCCGCGGGCATTGCCAAGCTGACTGGTAATCAGAGGGGAGGCGGACGGTGAAACAGCGTAAGTGGCTGTGGGTCGCCGTGATACTGGCGGTTGCGGTTGTTGCGGCAATCGGATCCCTCCGGGGCGACCGTGCGGCAACCGTTCCGGAGGGCGGGGAACGGGGCAGGGTGGCCGACCTGGTTGAGCCGGCTCTGCAGTCGGGGCGGCCGGTGGCGCTCGTCCTGACCTATCAAGCCGACTGCTGCGAGAGCACGAGGCGGTTTTTCGCGGAACACCGCGCCGCCGTGGAGAGCCTGGAGCGCGCGTACGGACAAAAGATCTCCTTTGTGTGGGTGGATGTCGCCCTCTATAACGAAACGGACCGCCGGGGGTTGCAAAAGCTGGCCCGGGACTTCCAGGTGACCGCCATCCCG
This genomic interval from Thermoanaerobacterales bacterium contains the following:
- a CDS encoding putative zinc-binding protein; the protein is MFRLDKGGTILVATCSGASNTGALAEEVAERVAGADDRARLVCLAAVAAGKESALKKVREAARIVVIEGCPMRCATEILRQSAGREPDIEVSITDRYGIQKESRRRFREEDAATIAGDIMTVLEKW
- a CDS encoding thioredoxin family protein produces the protein MLFKNANPSGPKPTLVSIGGAKVGIIGLDEAFEAVRKKSFADDAALGDALIALVKEKNYIPASALDEYRKGLVRAYKVRYGLPVDLTDDPGGMLEIKVVGPGCPQCRKMYEDVLAVLQELNIQADVEKIEDLAAIASTGVLLTPSLIINGQVRAAGRVPSKKQLAQWIETAGKQNK
- a CDS encoding carboxymuconolactone decarboxylase family protein, which produces MSEKPSVEQILRKMEQQLGAEPLPMKLLAQLSPETVYDHVAMRQHVDTRPSIPAKGKMLMFVATAAALGSEFCTRTYARLALKAGASAEEITEAPGRSAVRQSVNGLGDGRPGHGAFGRGQEGGRFR
- a CDS encoding bile acid:sodium symporter is translated as MPATALQSVARFFDRAMLYLILASIVLGLAFGLALPGHTQGLKAYINFTLFLMLYPMMVGIRVEQITKAVKNLRAILWSVLLNFIVSPLIGFLIARTLLVHTPALAVGLLLLSATPCAGMVAGWTGFARGNVPLSLVIVALSLTLSIVTIPLTMLVTAGSLVAVDAAAMFKGTLLVILLPLVAGDLTRRAIIAARGEPGFQAIRPILPPLSMLGMFSIILISVAMGAPKIVAQWHLILLIVPALVLFYVLQMGLSIWLAPRTGFAPREAVALVYAVVGKNVSLAVGLATHFFSPLTVTMLAINPMIQAPAMAWFLRWSTRHWDLPKDDGVSRQAATGVGGAAGIAKLTGNQRGGGR